The sequence CGCCACCAGCGGCTTGCCAGCATTCACGAATGCGCCGACGCGCACTGACTTCTGACCGATGAGGCCGCTGATGGGCGCTGTGATTTGGGTATAGGAGAGCTTCAACTCCGCCGCGTCCTGCGCCGCCTGCGCTTGGGAAAGTGCAGCCTTGGCTTTTTCAAGATCGGCTTTGAGGATGTCCGTCTGTTGCCGTGCCGCTTGCAGGCCCGCGCGGTTCCTGTCTCGGCTGGCCAGCCGAATGGCCAACTGCGCCTCGGCCTGTTGGCGCGCTTGGATCGAACCTGATCCGTCTGAAGCCAGGTTCCGATAACGCCTTTGGTTGGCCTCTGCCAATTTGAGTTCTGCGTCGTCCACCGCGACTGTCGCCTGAGCCTGACGTATGGCGGTCTCCTGCTGCGCCACGCGCGCGGCAAGCCCCGCGACGCTGGCCTTCGCGGCGGCGACTTGTGCCTTTGCCGCGTCCACCGCAACGATGAAGTCTCGATCGTCGATGGCCGCAAGCAGATCCCCGGCTTTCACTGGTTGGTTTTCTTCGACCAGCACCTTGCCGATCACTCCCGACACCTGGGGGGCGACGAGGGTGAAATCGGCCTGTACATAGGCGTCGTCCGTGGATTGGGTCGATGCGCTGGATTCGGGGCGATTCAGATAAATGACACAGCCCACTGCCACTGCGAGGAGCAGCACGGCACTGGTGATCTTGGCTTTTTTCGGCATGGCCATGGCGGAACTATCCTTGGGACGACGATGTGGATTGCGAAGCGGGGGCCTGCAAAATGGGAGCGGGAATGTAGGTCAGTCGCAATACGAAGGGGACCATCACCAGCGCCAAGACGCCCAGGACGCGATAGGCATCCGCGACCGACAGTACCAGTGCCTGCTGGGCGATGACTCCCATCAGTTGAGCGGGCTCCAGGGCAAGCGGAACGGAGTTGCCTACCAATGCAGCGTGATCCAGCAGCATTTCCGCGTGGACCCGCTGACTCACGGTCACAAGTTGCCCAACCACGGCGCCCCCGATTAGCGACCCCAGGGCGCGCAGCGTGTTGATGTTCCCCGACACATACGGGCCTTCGCTGGGGTGCACGACACTGGTACCCAGGAACAGCAGCGAGACGACCGCCATGGGCTGGCCAAAGGCTTGCAGCGTCTGCGTCAGCACGAACTGGTCGCGGTTCCAGTCGGAAGTCAGTTGCGCGCCAAGGAAGCACGCCAGGCCGATCAATAGCAGGCCGCCCGCGAACACGAATCGGGCATCGACCCATTTCCGGTACAGGAACAGCGCCACCACG is a genomic window of Pseudomonas knackmussii B13 containing:
- a CDS encoding HlyD family secretion protein, with the translated sequence MAMPKKAKITSAVLLLAVAVGCVIYLNRPESSASTQSTDDAYVQADFTLVAPQVSGVIGKVLVEENQPVKAGDLLAAIDDRDFIVAVDAAKAQVAAAKASVAGLAARVAQQETAIRQAQATVAVDDAELKLAEANQRRYRNLASDGSGSIQARQQAEAQLAIRLASRDRNRAGLQAARQQTDILKADLEKAKAALSQAQAAQDAAELKLSYTQITAPISGLIGQKSVRVGAFVNAGKPLVAVIPLDAVYITANFRETQLARVQPGQSVDIKVDALPGAVLKGTVESLGPASGVSYSAVAPHNATGNFTKIVQRLPVRIRIDPDQPGAANLRVGMSVTPRIHIGE